GTTTTCAACTTGCCCAGGCCGGAGGCGGCCAGATCGCGCGCGATTCCGTAGACGCCAGTCGCTTCGGGATGGTTCGGCGTCAGGTTGATCTCGATGACCGGATCGTCGAGATGCGCGTAGGCGGCGAAGGACGTGCCGACCGGCGCATCGGCCGGCAGGTCGATGATGCCGTTGTGCTCGTCCGACAGTTCGAGCTCGCGCTCGGAACACATCATGCCGTGGCTCTCGACGCCGCGGATCTTGCCGACCGACAAGGTGACATCGATGCCGGGCACATAGGTGCCGGGCGCGGCAAAGGCACCGATCAGGCCGGCACGCGCATTGGGCGCACCGCATACGACCTGAACGGGGGCGCCGGCGCCGGTGTCGACGGTCAGTACCTGCAGCTTGTCGGCATCGGGGTGTTTCGCGGCCGTCAGCACCTTGGCGATGACAAAGGGCTTCAATCCCGCCTTGTCGTCGACCGCCTCGACCTCGAGGCCGATCGAGGTCAGCCGCTCGACGATGTCGGCCAGCGTGGCGTCGGTTTCGAGATGATCCTTGAGCCAGGAGAGGGTGAATTTCATGAGTTCACTCGTTTCGTGTCGTTGCGGTCGAGCGTTTCCACCAGCCGGAACCGCTCGCAAACCAAAATCATGTCGGGCGAAAAGCCGCCATTGCGGGCGAAATAAGCCTCGTGGGCCTGCCGCCAATAATCATAGGACAGATCGCCTTCGCCCTCGGCCGCTGCGAAGGCGGCGTCAACTTCGTCGAAGCGCCTGAACTCCACCGACACGGTCTCGATGACGGCCGCCCGGCGGCCCTGGCCGTCCAGCACGACGTCGCGGCGCCCGACCTCAGGCACCGGTTCGTGATCGCCGAAGTCGCGCAGCGCGCCGCAGGTCGCGGTCTTGCGGCCCGCCAGCACCAGCGCCAGCAGCTCGTCCTTCAGTTCCGGACTGTCGCCGAAGGCGAAGGTCACGGCATTGGCATAAGCATCGGCGACCGCAATCATGCGCTGAGGCCACCGAACAGCGTCGGCATGTCGAGCGGGCGGAAGCCGTAATGCGACAGCCAGCGCACATCCGCATCGAAGAAGGCGCGCAGGTCCGGCATGCCATATTTCAGCATGGCGATGCGATCGATGCCCATGCCCCAGGCAAAGCCCTGATATTCGTCGGGATCGAGCCCGCCGGCGCGCAACACATTGGGATGGACCATGCCGCAGCCGAGGATCTCCATCCAGTCGTTGCCTTCGCCGAAGCGCACTTCGCCCGGCCTGGAGCGGTCGCACTGAATGTCGACCTCGAGGCTCGGCTCGGTGAACGGGAAGAAGGATGGGCGGAAGCGCATCTTCAGGCTCGGCACTTCGAAGAAGGCCTTGCAGAACTCTTCCAGCACCCAGCGCATGTTGGCGACATTGGCCGTGCGATCAATGACCAGCCCTTCGAGCTGATGGAACATCGGCGTGTGGGTGGCGTCCGAATCCATACGGTAGGTCTTGCCCGGGATGACGATGCGGATCGGCGGCTTCTGCGCCTCCATGGTGTGGATCTGCACCGGGGAAGTGTGCGTGCGCAGGAGCTTGGCCTCGTTGCCCTCGGCCGCCTGCAGGAAAAAGGTGTCGTGCATTTCGCGCGCCGGATGGCCGGCCGGGAAATTGAGCGCGGTGAAATTATAGTGGTCGGTCTCGATGTCCGGACCTTCGGCGATGGAAAAGCCCATGTCGCCGAAGATGGCGGCAATCTCGTCGATAACCTGGCTGATGGGATGGATGCGGCCGCGCTCGGCCGGCGACTGGCGCACGGGCAGTGTAACGTCGACCGTCTCGGCGACGAGGCGGGCGGCCACGGCCGCGTTCTTCAGCTCGGCCTTGCGCTCGCCGAGCGCCTCGGAGACCCGGTTCTTCAGGCCGTTGATCGCCGGACCCTTCGTCTGCCGCTCCTCGGCAGTCATGGCGCCCAGCGTCTTCAGAAGCTCCGAGACGGAACCCTTCTTGCCGAGCGCGGCGACGCGCACGGCCTCGATCGCCTGCTCGTCGTCGGCGGCGGCGATCTCGGCCAGCAGCGCGCTCTCCAGAACTTCAAGATTTCCAGCGGTGGCGTTCACAATGAGACTCTTTCGATCGGGACCAGGCGGTAGCGATTTCATGCTACCGGATAGCCATAGTTGTTGCTTTGAGCGCGACAAAAGAAAAACCCGCGCCAGCCGTGCCAGCGCGGGTTTCCCAAATCAAGTCAGTGATGCTTGGGAAGGCGCTGGTTAAGCAACAGCGCT
The genomic region above belongs to Mesorhizobium terrae and contains:
- a CDS encoding ASCH domain-containing protein, translating into MIAVADAYANAVTFAFGDSPELKDELLALVLAGRKTATCGALRDFGDHEPVPEVGRRDVVLDGQGRRAAVIETVSVEFRRFDEVDAAFAAAEGEGDLSYDYWRQAHEAYFARNGGFSPDMILVCERFRLVETLDRNDTKRVNS
- the pheS gene encoding phenylalanine--tRNA ligase subunit alpha, coding for MNATAGNLEVLESALLAEIAAADDEQAIEAVRVAALGKKGSVSELLKTLGAMTAEERQTKGPAINGLKNRVSEALGERKAELKNAAVAARLVAETVDVTLPVRQSPAERGRIHPISQVIDEIAAIFGDMGFSIAEGPDIETDHYNFTALNFPAGHPAREMHDTFFLQAAEGNEAKLLRTHTSPVQIHTMEAQKPPIRIVIPGKTYRMDSDATHTPMFHQLEGLVIDRTANVANMRWVLEEFCKAFFEVPSLKMRFRPSFFPFTEPSLEVDIQCDRSRPGEVRFGEGNDWMEILGCGMVHPNVLRAGGLDPDEYQGFAWGMGIDRIAMLKYGMPDLRAFFDADVRWLSHYGFRPLDMPTLFGGLSA